A stretch of DNA from Takifugu rubripes chromosome 15, fTakRub1.2, whole genome shotgun sequence:
TGACACTCAATATCGACACTGCTACAGCTGTTTGTGACAAAAAAACGGGTCGATTTGAACACAGTTACAGGAAGATCAGGACTTAATCTGTCATTCTGACACTGTAAAAGTCAGAAAAGGCCCAGCGGGAAGGAAAGACACATTTTTCCAGAGTGCAGATATTAAATCCCAACTACAGTACAATCATTGGACAGGTGAGGTGATGAAGTACACGCCTGCCAGAGGTCGTTCTTTTGTGCACAAAAGTAAATATTGAagtctgtttttttattatttaacctAGAAAATGTAGAGCCATATTTATTGTAACAGTAAAGGTATTTCTATAATTAATTTTGGTTTATTGATATGCACGTTTAATGTACTAagagtgaaaataaatgttgcTGATTTATGACACCATGTGATGTCTTCTCTCCCtttcatttgaaaagaaaatcaaaacatttttgctCCCTGTGGGTTTGTAGAATGGCAACAGAGCATTTTTGTCTCCTGAGGTTGGATTAATGAGCAGCCATTTGGAGCCAGACTGCGAGGTAAGCCCCAAATCAGATACAGAGGTTTGAGAAGCCCATTGAAATTCAGCTTTTGTCTCTCCAAGCCTGCTGCTGAGAAATGACGGATGAGCACCAGTATGTACCAGTGATAACGAGACCTCTGGCACACACGCTGTGCTACGACAAGGTAAAACATTGGAAAAAACACAGAGCAGTGGGAATATGTGAGGAAGCAAGATGGGTGATTGTTATGAAGGGGAATTCAACACTAAACGTGTCACATGGGTTAATGGATTGGATTATGCAGCATTTTATTGCAGGATTGTTGCCGAGTGTAGCAGCTGCTCAGCCTAAATTATCAATATTGTCTGGTATCATTTGGACGTCTGGATAGATTACAGTCACAGCTGGAGTCTGAAATAAAGCTGAGGTGTAACATCTGGGAAATCAGCAGAGGGCTGTCTCCTCAACAgccagaaaataatgaaaaaaaacattgtaattGCACATGTGAGAGAGATTACTCATGTCTTCGGggaaaagatttgatttgaatgtCATGCTAATACATGTGGTCAAGCCCATGTGAGTCATAATGACACTCATATTTTACACAttacacaaacacataaacGTCTGGAGACAGAGCAGCACGTCATCTTGAATGATAGAGGCatccagtttttgtttttgtaactGGGATGCGGCTGCCAACATTTTGCATCAACTCTTCAGAAAAGCAGACTTTTTCATTTTGCCAAAACCAAATCTCcatctctaaatttaaaaaaataatgaaacctTAAACAATGAGGATTGTCAATTTAATGTCATATAAGGGTTATTTCCTGTCTTCTGGTGGAAACACGGGTGCCGGTACTGGAGGCAGAGGGACATAATGGCCAAGGTTTCTTTGAAGGCCACAGAATGTGAGGTGAGAAAAGTGAAGAGTCAAGACAGCTCTTTACCAGAAAAGCATatttaaaagtgtgtgtgtgtgtgtgtgtgtgtgtgtgtgtgtgtgtgtgtgtgtgtgtgtgtgtgtgtgtgtgcgtgtgtgtgtgtgtgtgtgtgtgtgcaagtacAACTTTGACCCATAATTATCCCTGACTTTGGGATAATAACAAGTGCTACTTTGTGTGGGTGAAACCATCAAGGTTAGGAAAAAGTCAATTAAATAGAATTTAATAAAGTTCCTTCATTAGACTTAATGGTGGTATACAGGCCTGATTGTAAAGAAATAAGAAGCGCACTATCCCTGCAAATATAAGATAATATGCCGAGTTTGTAGCTTCTTTGTTATTGATTTAATCTACTACTTATTACATCTGGTACTCACTCTGTTGTATTTAAAGCTAATAAAGCCAGTTTAAAATTCGATTTAAACCgatcttcttctcttctttctctcattAACCTCAgccccccttcttcctcctcctcgcgcTCCATCCTCAAGCTTcttctgtgtgcacgtgcaaaCGTGCTCGCGCCTGAGTCCTTCGTCTCGTGTGACTCGCCATTGGTTCAGAATGACGTCACCCGCAGCGAAGACAATAGagtccaccccccacccccccttttcGGTGTGCCCTCACGCGCAGCGCAGCTCGGAGTGACACACGCTGACGGCAGCTGAGTTGGCCACGCGCTCTCCACTATTTTCTATCTGTTTTCACGCGCTTGCGAGCCGCGCGTCCGTCCGAGCCCGGCCAGGTTATTTCTGAAACAGTGGCATTTTTAACGACTACATGGGCCGGCAGGAAGGTCTCCCACATCTGGATGAGCCACTACCGCATCGCGACGCGTCCGGCGGTGCCGCTGCAGACATGAGGACTCGTCACCCCGCTGCACTCGCGTGACGAGCGCGAGCAGCCCAGGTCTGCGCGTGTTGACGTGAGTGCGTTTGTTTTCCCTGACGGTACTTTTCTTTGTCGCGCTCGGCCTGTCGCCTCGCTGCCACCGCTGCGCTGTCACAGCTGTGCGCCTCGGTCAccgaaaagaggagaaaataaggAATAGTAACAATTGAAAGGAACGCTGTTATTCTGGCCACCGCACGTCTGGTTTCACAGTCAACATCCTCCAAAATAAGCAGCGTTGTACTCGGCTGTCCAAAGCGGGTCAGTAATTGATTGTTGCCACAAGCAGCGGCCTGTATTATTTATGGACATCAAGTGCACATGTGAAGGAGTCAAAGTAGTCCTAATTAAACACATCCGCGCTCATCACTTGGAAGGGGCCGAATAGGTGCAACCTCTCATTATCTTCACCTTTATGATTAAAGCCATAGCAACGAATTCGCGATTAAAACACTAAATTCAAAGCGGTGCGCCACCTAGCGGCCGTGCAGATACAAACTATTCTGGTTTTTTTAACAGCTGTTTTtttgcagagcagcaacagaagaAACATATATTAAGacatgttttttccctcctgctgATGCACTGGAGATCTGCTTCACACAATCCTCAGTGATTTATTGACACATTTTGTAACCAAACCACGAGTCTTTGTTGGCATGGCAGTTTTGCCCACATTCAGGAGAGACGGGCTTAAATGGCAATagaacagcagcaccacagagatTAATGGGATGTCAGACACATATACTAACCCTATACTAACCCTGCAGGTATTATAGCAGTGCAGAGATCTGAATTTGTGCCTCAATGTTCCCCTCAAACACAAGCTGCCTTTACTGGTGACATGTGATGTTTCACTTTAATGATAATGAGATTGATTTTGAATCTCCAGAGAGTCGGATGTTGTGTATCATTTTACCTCGTGCATGACTGCACCAATGCCATTTGACTCCGTTTACAGATAAACAAATGTACTGTACAAGAAGAGGACATTAAAAGGGAACACACAAACTCAAGGAATCAAAGCTGAGGAAACAAGCAGAAATCCAGAAGTTTAAAAACTCGGATCTGCATAAAGATGCGACTGTTTGCTTGTGTTGTCGTGCGGTGACCTGTTCTGTTCCCCTGCCTGGTTTGGAGTGCATGCTGAGATTTTCTCTCAAGACTAAATAGGACTGAACAAGTAGAGGATGATTCTTTAGTGTGGTGCACACAACAGCCACTGTTGTCATAATGAAAGGAAATTTACTTTATCTGAAACCAGATTACAAAAAGAATCTTTTACTTGATACTTGGTGCTCTGGGTTATTCGCATTTGTCAGTCCGTAATGAAGCAACTATCAGTTTAAAGTGCTGTGGAACTACGATTGTTGGATTTCTGGGATTTATTCTCCTCATATGTTAGCTTTAGCAGCAAAACTAGCTGCACACTCCCTTCCCGGTGAATAAAGGCTTCACGGGGTCTTTAAATTCTCAGAGGGAGTCTTTTTTAAGTACACACAACCAAGAGGTCAAAAGAAACAGCAGCATCTCAGTTTGCATGCAGGAACAGTGCTCAGTTTTATGTCTTCGGCTAATTTGGCTGTTTCAAAAGTTGGCCTGAGGACATTTACAGAAACAAAAGAATGGATGCAGCTTGCAGATCTGAGCCTTTGTGTGTTCCTAAAAGTCCCTCTAACAGCCTCCGCAGtgcaggaaaaacatgaaacaGCGTAATAAAGGAAGTCTgattcagagctgctgatgcagcagagcaaaatAATGGAATTGTCCAATCAAAGCATCCATCACCCCCAGCATTAATGATCAATTCATAAACCTGAATTCACTCCTGAATATTGACGCTGCGGGCTGACTTTGGCGCCCAGCAAGGAGCTCTGATGGCCTTCAGgtgttttgtgttgttgttgttttgatgcGCACTGTATTTCTCAGAGGATATGAGGAAGAAAAGATGGCTTCACATTAATGTGAGAGTGCTGTGGACCACACTGCAGCTCACAGTTATGGATGTTCCTCTGGATAGAATAAAGAATTAGATGCTGCAGGAGACAGATGGTTTGTAGACCTCATTAAGAGCTACTGTGTATCTAAGGTCTTGCCGGGATGTAGCTTCAGATCAATAAACACCGTGGAACAAACATCCATCAAATACTCTCACAGGGCACACTCGCCCTGCACCTAATACACGTCGGTATCTCCCAGTGACTCGGCCAGATCCGGTCCATTTCAAAGTCAAGGCCACATTTCGGTAGCGTTGGTATCTGAGATCTGCTGAAGTTGGCTGACTGGCACATTCAGAGCAATCCCTAACAATGACAGTGTGCTTTCTTAAGGACGTTATCCTTCAAGGAGCTTTTTCAAAGGGTATTACGGTTCCTCTTATCTTAATATGACAGAGGGCTCAAATCCCATCCATAAAACCCTCCTGGCAAAGCTGCTTTTTCACTTTCTATTCATAGCACTGTATTTTAGGAGTCAGaactttttttatatatatatttagtaCTTCGAGAGGTCAGAACTGATCAGCAGTAGCTTTGTTCTCCTACAGCCTCGATGACCGTCACGTCTAACACAGAGGAGAACCAGGAATCCAGAAAACTGCCAGTTTGACTCAATCAAAAACATCTGTGACGCTGCAGTAAATACACGTATCTGTGTTGACTTTGATTGACCGGCGTGGTGGAACCGTGAACGCTCACTGTCACGCTCGTCCACCATTGGACAGATTGTGCAGTCGCTTCCACCGCATTTCGTCCACCGGCTGCGGAGGTTAGATGATGTAATCGTTTTGATTTCCCTCCCAGTCTTTTGTTTCGATGTGAGCTCAGGCAAGACAGCAGAAATATTCAGAGTGTGGCTGAAACCATATCTGGCCTTTTGCTAATAATAGCAATCTAATAAATAATCCCATaatatttgcatgtttatgtTACCACTATATTTTCCTTAACAAAAAAGTTTGAGTCccactttgtgtttttcatgtATCACAAAGTTTTGCACTTATTTGAACTCGATATCTCATTAAAGTGTTCAGGTGACGCGCATGTTTGCTCTCTTACAATTATCGAGCGTACCCAACGATGCGTGCCGGGTTCATTACAGTCGAGAGCATTTCAAAGTTTTTTAATCATAAACTCAAAACTGTTCAGCTCAGAGCGATCACAAAGAGCACCAGCTGAGAAACGGTTCAGTCCTCCCGTTAGCTGCGATGGAGAATAACCTCCCGTCTTTTGCCCGCCGCCTGTagctccgtccctccatctgtcGCCTTAGTTGTGTGCGAGGACGACGGGACAGAGTGGGAAGACTACCGCCTCGTGTCATTTTGAGGAAACTCGGAGTGAAACACAAGTGCGCGAGTGGATTGTCCTCTGATGGAAACAGCCTGCTCATCACCCTCCGGAAACAAGGGACTCAATGACTAATTTTCtcgactttttttttctctttgaagtcctttattttacagaaaatgaAGCGGTTTTAATGGCAATATTTAGCATCTGTGTTTGCGATTTGCTGTGTTGTCTACTGTGCATGTTGGGGTTTGTCTCTCAGGTGCTATTTGATAAAGAAGCTGGGTTAAAGATGcctccaaaaacaaacaacgaCCCTCCAAACAGCTGAAAATCTTAACCTCTGCAGCTGCTAATATTATTACAAATGCTCAGGGTAGCACCAGCACACAGCCAAGGGCGTTCTTGTATTCTGAGGTTGCTACAGCGACTGCAGAGCTTAGTGTGCATTTCTTAAATATGAAACCATATTTAATCATACCCCGTCACCTATCCGCCTTATTACAGCCTATTTAAAAGGTTGTTTAAATACGTTAAATGTCTTTAGAGTTCTTCCTTGAGTAAAGGACTCATATTCTAAATGCATGTTACCTTCATCCTTGCAGGTGTGTAGAGAGAGGCAGTCTCACAGGCTGAGCGGTGCACATGGGAAACTTTAATCTCCCAAAGGGATGTGTGATACCGCTTTATACAAAAGGAATGTCACAGTGATAGGGAACATAAAAGCCTTCATGTTTCCACATTTGACACATTTGTACTGAATTACCGAAAAGGAAGATGTgttcaggaacaggaagggggaGGTTTAGATTAAATGGAGACCTGTTTTAGGGCTGGTGGTGCATCACTGATGCACTCTTGCTCCACCTCCCTTGGTAAGAGGCCTCACACACCAGCCGGCCGCTCAACGGAACAAGTGAAGGAGCATAATGCTAATTACATTGGGATTGCCCAAAATACATGTTTCTGAGCCGCTATTTCGGAACTTGGCCGGTGTTTGCTGGTGCCGATCGTCAGATTTAAGTTCAACATTGAAGGGATAAAGTGCGTGTGCATGTATACAAGTCAGGTCTGGTATTTCATTGTAACTATAactaatatacagtatttattttGTAATACAGTGTCAGCGAACTAACTGGGTGTATGGTGCAGCCTTACCCAGTGTCATGGATGTTTGCCAGTTTAACTAGTCGCCATAATATTTCACTGAAGCATTTATAACTGTGAAGTAGTGTGACTACATGATCATCTCAGCGGCTCCCTGTCTGCTTTAAAACGACCACGCGAGTGAGTGAAAAGGCCACTAGCCAGCCTGCAGTTTACAGTGTGTGAGAGAAAAGTGATTAGAGCGATAGTGACTTCTACCATGACAAAACTGGGTCaatgtaaccccccccaccccacccccctccactaCAGGCAAggctgaaaaaggaaaaaaagagggagagggatgaGGATGCCGTCACCAGACTGTGTGCAAGGATATAAGCATGGGGACGCTGGAGCGTGGGTTGCTCTCTCTACGGGTCGGTATCTGTATCGTGTTGGAGCAAGACGAGCCCAGATGATTGTGACGTGCTCCTTCCTTCCCCGTCGTCTGTGATCGATGGTGTCTCGCGGTGAACCGTCCCCCGTATTTTTTCTCAAACCCCCTTTTACTCCTGTTCTTTCCTTTGAgtcttgttttctctttctgcttccaAAATATTTAAGGAATATGTCCCGAAATGCTCCAGGTTAAAATGAGAATCCACCTCAGTCCTGATGGGAGATGAAAACGGTCAAGATATCAAAAAGAGCCCTGTTTTCGCCCGCTTTGCTTCCGTAGCGTGCTAACATCTCCACTAAAGTGCTGTGATGCAGACAGTTGTGGGTATTCATTTATCAGGACTAGCTAATCAAACAGGCTCTCCAACAATGACATTATATTAATGTCCTTCAAGAAATTAATCACGCATATTACCAGAAAAAAACCACACAAGTATGCTTCTGAATCACCAAACCTAGACAGAAAACCAATCTCCATGTAATCTGCCGTGGACACAATGTCTCATGTGCATTATGAAGCAATTGTCTTTGGGTCAGAGGATGGATTATTATTTtaacaacaaaagcagcattttaatgaataattaaatacCACAGAAAATGTTCCATAATAACTCTAATAGCCTGTTATTAGTAACATTAATCATAAAGACAATGTAAGAGTCTCGATTatgactgtgtatgtgtgtgtgtgggggggtgaccTCATGTTTATACCATGGCCTGGACAAGTGCTCATTTCTACTCGGCCCAGAGGATTCATCCAGTTAAGTTTATTCTGGGGGCTAAATGAAGAGCCAGATACTGTAGCTGGAAGCAGGAAATGTTTCAACAAAATGAAGAATCCCTTTGTGCCACCACCATCTTTTACTAGCCAAATGTGTGCCCTTTACAGGCAaccattttatttaaatccattttttaacATTAATCAAATTCTAAGCTTTGACATCATACTGTATTTCTTCATTCTTTAATGACATCTGTGAACATTcgctgtcatttttcttttttggtttaatttttttttttttttttacagtgtattcACCTACATTTGCCTTGACATGACCTTTCCTATCATTTTACATGACTGAACACATCTTGTTAAGAACGAGGACTCATCAGAAGGATGGAGCCCGCTGCCTCCTGTGGCCCCACCACCATCAGGATTAGCACACACAGCTAACAGGCACACATGTACCGTGGTCATCGGGATTCTGTTACACGTTAACAGTTTGATATCGAGCTTGCATAAACAAACATGAGCATTCCCTTCAAGAGCTCTGGTATAAGCAGGTCAAAGGCCGTGTGTGCATGTTGACATGGATTTGGAAAGCACAGTTGGTGGAGTGTTTTCCAATACGATCGAGCGTGCACCAGAACGGGTATCCTCTGAATTCTCCTTTCATTTGCAGCGAATGTAAAAGGAAATTCCCGTGCGTGATGTGTTTGTGGTCATTGCTGGGATACAACACTGTTGGTTAGCTgtgatttttttgtttggggtaaacaaaaaaaagatacCCTAAAACCCTGCAAAAGATACAATTTTAAATGTTGAATGTCATACTTTGGGGTTGGGGTTTACTTTACATTCCACACATAACTTTAAATCCAATATTTTCATTCTAATACAAGAACAGAATAGAACTGCTGGGTGTATTATATAAATAATTGGTTACGTAATCATGGATCTGCTTCTACTCTTTTACCTAATTTGATGGAATGTAATGGACACCccacttttcttctctttctgagTTGCACATCCTgacttctctctcttcttctctcccttttCATGGCAGCTTTGCGTGAACCCAGATGCCTCCCCTGCCTCTTGATGAGCGCATAGTGGTCATCCAGCGGCCCAAAAACCTAGACCTTTGTCAGTCTTCCCCACAGAACCTCCAGCAGCATTCTTCTCAGATATCAGGCTCCTCCAATGGACAAGTCGCTCACCATCCGCATCTCCCCCCTTCTCAGTCCCATTTCTACTCCCCCCACGCTAAATCTCTGACTCTGGAATGTAAGCGCAGATCCACCCGGGCACAGAAATTCAAGGCCGAGCAGCCCGTTGTCTCGTCAGGGGGCAGACACACCCCGAGCCACTGCCACAGCAATGGCACAGTAACTCTTGGCCCACGGCTGCCCTCCCACACACATACTATTGATATCAGAGTGACAGTGGACAAAGGAGGGCGGCGAGGGGCCTCTAGCAACTCATTAGGGCGCAGTGAAAGTGTTAAAGGTGGCAAAGGGAAATGTGCCTCCTCACAGTTTGATCAAGGACAATGGGAGAGAAAAAATGGAAGCACGGGGAGACAGGTCGGAGCTGAACATAGTCGCTACAATCAGCTGTCGACGTCTCCTGGAGGCATCCTGCAGTTTATCCCCTCACAGGCGCAGCAGCTTAAATTCCGTAGcgaaagggagaaagaaaacgCCAGTTTAAATGACCACGAGTATTCCTGTGTAGGTCGCAGACAGAATTCCAAACTGGGAACTGTTCATCAAGCCCATAACGATCACAGCCTTCCCCGCCATCACGGCTCTGTTCCTGTACCCCATGCTGCCATCCTGAACTCCACCtattcctcttcccctccttcccaACCTGCCCATGTCCCAGCCTCCTTTCAGCAGTTCAAAGCGTCCCACCTCAGCAGGGATCACCGCCCCCATATTCTTCATGGTCTACCTCTCTCCCCCTGTTCCTCCCGCCCTGGAGGCTTCCCCAGCCCTGACCACACCTGCACCATTGACTGCACCCACCCATTTACTTGTGGCTGCTGGAGGTTGGTGAGATGCCGATTCTTTAAGGAGCACGCTGCCAGCTGCCCGGGTGGTGGAGGAAGCTCCTCCACCTCAGTTTCTGGTGCCCACAATGCTGGAGTAAAGAAAAGGAGCAAAGAAATGGGCCTGAGAAATCTCGGTGGGTGcctctccaccacctccacctccaacacctcctcctccaacagCACTGTGTCTGACTGCCGAGCAAACCTGTTCAAACCCCTCCGTTGTGCCTCCTGCTCTGGCGAGGCTGGAAATCTTGAAAGCCCCGCTATCTTTCGCAAAAAACTTGCCGGGGGATGCCTCCCCTGTGCCCCGCTGTCCTCCTCCGCCCCTTTCCGAGCGATACAGAGCTGTGTCACTGGCTGCAACCCCAAGGCCTCGCAAACAGGCAGCTCCAGCTGTAGCTACTGCAGCAGCGATCCCATAGTGGTGACATTCAATCCCCGGCGGGGGAAACCCCCAGGAAGAAGCATCAGGGCAGCACATCCCATGGGTATGTACCAAACAGAGGAGGATGACTACAGTGTTCGCACTATCTGGCCAGAAGAGGTAGTGGACAGGATGACCCATACTAAAGCCGCAAAAAATTACTGTGGCAGGATTGCCCCCAGCGGCAGTAATAAGGCCGACCTGGTCCCTCTGGACTGTCAAACCCTCCAGGGATACAGTCGTGCTGAGATGGCAGACCACACCGGGCGACGGCGGCTCCAGCAAGGAAAAATGGCTGCCCTCGATTTTATGGGTCGCGGCTCCGGATCCGGGTATGATGAAGGTCAAAACTCACTGAAGAGGCTGTTGAATACAGAGGACATGGGAATGGAAGACTGTCGCGAGCAAGACGGAGACACCGCATATCCGCATTCCCCCTCTCCGCGCTCCACGTCCCCGCCGTCGCCCGTGTCCTTTTCACCCCCACCGTCTGCGCCCAGCACGCTCATCAAACCCAAAcccagacagagagacagggacggAGGTCATTCTCTGCCGTCGGCTCGTTCACTTCACCTGGACCTGAACTCCCTGAATGCAGAGCAAGATGAGGAGAACAGCAGAAGTAAGAATAATCCATAGTTCCCCTTGTAACTGTGCTAACCTATCACATCTCCACTGAGGGGAATGTGTGTCCGCAGCAGATCGACGTTCTCACGCGCTGTAGATGACGTCTGTCCAAATTTCCGTCTCCTTGCAGTGCGTCTTTCCCTGCCGCTCTCCTCTTCGCTGCCCGCGTCCCTGTCTGACGAGAGCGTGATGACTCCCGATGCAGAGAATGCTGTGGTCAGCCCCATCCTTCCCTTTCTGTATCTGGGGAACGAGAGAGACGCCCAAGACCTGGACCTGCTGCGGCACCTCAACATTGGCTACGTGGTCAACGTCACCACACACTTACCCCTGTACCACGTCAACTCCGGCCTGCGGTACAAAAGGCTGCCGGCTACGGACAACAGCAAGCAGAACCTTCGGCAGTATTTTGAGGAAGTGTTTGAGTTTATAGGTAAGTGTATATGTTTAATGGTTGCTGATTATCTGGAGGAAAGACAAGTGTGACAATCGAAGCAGAACGAGGGAAAGGGGACGCTTTTGTCAcatgcctctgctgctgctgaggcaagAAATAAAGAGGTTTGCAGGTCGATATATGAGAAGAACTCTTTGGCTAATTAGCACAAACGACAAGCCCGATACTAATTTAAGGGCAGCACATACCCTACAGAAACAGAACAGTCATTGACACATGATTTAATTGATTTAATTCACAGTGGCACTGTGGTCTGtcacctcacagcaagaaggttgcAGGTTCTAATCCCTCTGAGGCAAGAATctttgttttaatcattttatttggCAGACGTGTTTTGCTACAAGACGAGCAAGGTGGAAGTCTGATCCCCTTCAGTATTCTGAAGATACTAAGAAGATACTGCAGCATACGCGCTAGCTCATTGTCTGCTGTAGTCTTTCTAAGTCATCTAGTCATCTTTTATTTCAGGATGACTAAGTCTAGTCATCTTTTATTTCAGGATTTTCACTGCGTTTTATTTTCTAACATGAGCTTAAAACTGGCATTTGGTGAGTGTTTCCAACAGTTAGCTTTAGTCAGGTTCAATGTATTTTAGCTGGCATTAGAAGATGGTAATCACGCTTAGACAGGAAGTTCCTAAGAGTTTATTATTAGTTAAAGCTTTTTGCTGTCTGCCTTTCTGCAGAAGAGGCATATCAGAGTGGACGGGGAGTGTTGGTGCACTGCCAGGCAGGGGTGTCACGTTCCGCAACCATCGTCATCGCCTACCTTATGAAGCACACCCTCATGACAATGACGGATGCCTACAAGTACGTGCGGAGCCGTCGTCCAGTGGTGTCCCCGAACCTGAACTTCATGGGCCAGCTTTTGGAGTTTGAGAGGGACCTCAACTCTGGAGTGACTCCTCGTATCCTGATGCCTAAACTTAACGGTGTGGAGACACAAGTTTGAGAACGGACGAGAGGAGTGGATGAGAAAGCGGCGTGCAGAGACACAATGGTGGTGCGTTGGGCATTAGTGCACTTTCCACACTGTGAAACGCGACCGGGAGACTGGATGCTTCATCTATTTAGGCAACGTGATCGTCGTCCAGTAAAAACATAACGTGCCAATATTTTGTACAGGCCTACCATCATTCTTAgatatctcttttttttatttgaatggtCCTCCTGTTTATGTTCAGgcacacatggaaacacagcCAACTGTGTATAGAGTGGAAACCATGGGAGAGAGTTCTTTGCTAATGATCACCTTCAACTGGATCACAGTTGTCAAAGCACAGGTTATTACAAAGCACTTCACCTTTCGTTCATATATACCAATATAAC
This window harbors:
- the LOC101075320 gene encoding uncharacterized protein, translating into MPPLPLDERIVVIQRPKNLDLCQSSPQNLQQHSSQISGSSNGQVAHHPHLPPSQSHFYSPHAKSLTLECKRRSTRAQKFKAEQPVVSSGGRHTPSHCHSNGTVTLGPRLPSHTHTIDIRVTVDKGGRRGASSNSLGRSESVKGGKGKCASSQFDQGQWERKNGSTGRQVGAEHSRYNQLSTSPGGILQFIPSQAQQLKFRSEREKENASLNDHEYSCVGRRQNSKLGTVHQAHNDHSLPRHHGSVPVPHAAILNSTYSSSPPSQPAHVPASFQQFKASHLSRDHRPHILHGLPLSPCSSRPGGFPSPDHTCTIDCTHPFTCGCWRLVRCRFFKEHAASCPGGGGSSSTSVSGAHNAGVKKRSKEMGLRNLGGCLSTTSTSNTSSSNSTVSDCRANLFKPLRCASCSGEAGNLESPAIFRKKLAGGCLPCAPLSSSAPFRAIQSCVTGCNPKASQTGSSSCSYCSSDPIVVTFNPRRGKPPGRSIRAAHPMGMYQTEEDDYSVRTIWPEEVVDRMTHTKAAKNYCGRIAPSGSNKADLVPLDCQTLQGYSRAEMADHTGRRRLQQGKMAALDFMGRGSGSGYDEGQNSLKRLLNTEDMGMEDCREQDGDTAYPHSPSPRSTSPPSPVSFSPPPSAPSTLIKPKPRQRDRDGGHSLPSARSLHLDLNSLNAEQDEENSRMRLSLPLSSSLPASLSDESVMTPDAENAVVSPILPFLYLGNERDAQDLDLLRHLNIGYVVNVTTHLPLYHVNSGLRYKRLPATDNSKQNLRQYFEEVFEFIEEAYQSGRGVLVHCQAGVSRSATIVIAYLMKHTLMTMTDAYKYVRSRRPVVSPNLNFMGQLLEFERDLNSGVTPRILMPKLNGVETQV